A genomic region of Negativicoccus succinicivorans contains the following coding sequences:
- a CDS encoding DegV family protein has translation MIHIICDTTACLSDEFVASHGNLHMIPLYISLGGGETVNDNSISTKEVFESYEATKIQPLTSQPSIGEWMQIFNSIPEKDSIIIITISKIVSGTVQTARVAAKQSKRKHIAVIDSHSTNGGMQILVEEALTMIEDGKDFDTIVAQLHENIANSITMFMPTDLKYLQRGGRIGKVASLVGSILQIRPILYLESDAIGILDKVRTTKRAMQKMKEKAMSRPIKRLHVATILADELGRQFQRELESELPDVTITHSEGSPVLGAHLGPQVVSLMLEWEHEDGTEEDTHVQ, from the coding sequence ATGATTCATATTATTTGTGACACCACCGCATGCTTAAGTGATGAATTTGTAGCTAGTCATGGCAATCTGCATATGATCCCCCTGTATATTTCACTTGGGGGCGGTGAAACTGTGAATGACAACAGTATCAGTACGAAAGAAGTTTTTGAAAGCTATGAAGCTACAAAAATTCAGCCGTTGACCAGTCAGCCGTCGATTGGCGAATGGATGCAAATTTTTAATTCGATTCCTGAAAAGGATTCGATCATCATTATCACGATTAGCAAGATCGTCAGCGGTACCGTACAGACGGCCCGGGTCGCAGCGAAGCAATCGAAGCGGAAACATATTGCAGTGATCGATTCGCATTCCACTAACGGCGGTATGCAGATTTTGGTCGAAGAAGCATTGACTATGATTGAAGATGGCAAAGACTTCGATACTATTGTGGCACAACTGCACGAAAATATTGCCAATTCGATTACAATGTTTATGCCCACTGACTTAAAATATTTGCAACGTGGCGGTCGTATCGGCAAAGTCGCAAGTTTAGTCGGTTCGATTTTACAAATCCGTCCAATTCTTTACCTCGAGTCGGATGCAATTGGTATACTTGACAAAGTACGCACGACAAAAAGGGCGATGCAAAAAATGAAAGAAAAAGCGATGTCTCGTCCTATAAAACGTCTTCACGTCGCCACTATTTTAGCGGATGAACTGGGACGCCAATTCCAGAGAGAATTGGAAAGCGAACTTCCGGATGTCACTATTACTCATTCGGAAGGATCGCCGGTCCTAGGGGCACACTTGGGACCGCAAGTGGTCAGTTTAATGTTGGAATGGGAACATGAAGACGGTACCGAGGAGGACACGCATGTACAGTGA